A genomic stretch from Heptranchias perlo isolate sHepPer1 chromosome 28, sHepPer1.hap1, whole genome shotgun sequence includes:
- the gemin4 gene encoding gem-associated protein 4, whose protein sequence is MEWGSWICCEKMAVLHGGFLLAKKQSQHKILLEMKKSDWATLGKPIACAVQEICVRETDLPQDPAETKQWQKKVLAFVWAKLLNSNVSGTSIKEKLDLDAESDRKWKEDLFFSAESMIPEINHTVLFELVKSLEASGIFVELLSALPADVCYLEMTRFVDHVLDGTSDEDVAIFLDVWWELMKQNEGQRDEIIQTFGDEAKKYLARAPDEFCHSSKRLKLDPDVSPLFSSESLPGSSGDLSIPSLLLDGLKRMKSHITPYIYKCSALAKLSDTICKSVLSDNIIELSAEVYLQKFSRLIVLGHPVVQKFPVTESFTRSVKETQRELKASYQKSAFNLPQGALTLGIETLADIFQSWVTEVQTELENDTDIQKRSLAIYRTVESLKCLSEICPMLQNSKMVSQDAKKILSDLLLSSTFFVQKVGSYMPLDDDATTNKVKLSVALTIIDGRMERYAEICKIFASSPDWALSEDGWLDCLERNRDIFQDTDLVLRLVATLRAKSSCSINSNEAGKVKRLKNVVLDCLSALSIADKNKALLGVLSSYGSKGLCKDGGAIQDWFEEEVNMVFNCITQSEAVNSIDKAVTAIVRVAFLNPEATLQKTCHLAAVNLGAHKLLSQILKNLPALSFEDDQSSEGLSILAKCLLETAWDSLATTKEENQFLEFLTSLMEPGEVIDQEPPIPLLQSADATKIFVLPNLMENNSNIEFPLKVLNRALKIPVTDDGTKEHWLLACCPFPLIFALSQLLDRCILCWEEDSNKTLNHISIETKGLLIETVDMVCDAVEQIISVNPETWSTSVCWLYRKTEKLDWTVRLWLKSVFGGHFKYEVPATLFEVCDLSDDGWSPLNLPQYGPGTGLLAWMECCCISTHMMEQMLSHLTIDAKNVEEVNMFSKGFLIALIQVLPWCSSSEWKRLNHVVKSLLQRELLHVPYTLEYVHYMPLLNLRPFAHHLQFSQLLLRAFQLICSCSCSDWLPTPGWKYVARQCAGSMSDILESVKCKLKGHGAHNPDGSQEAIFVIVQLFCHVLHIMVMMPSGTSESLYYVSLELLSQYETLTLTNTSTYGLLSTVNEKHFLHSIAENLANEEQRSVLLQKISKIC, encoded by the coding sequence GATCCTGGATTTGTTGCGAGAAAATGGCCGTTCTCCATGGTGGCTTTCTTTTGGCCAAGAAGCAAAGCCAACATAAAATTCTTTTGGAAATGAAGAAATCTGATTGGGCAACCTTGGGAAAACCTATTGCCTGTGCAGTGCAGGAGATCTGTGTGAGGGAGACTGACCTGCCACAAGATCCTGCAGAAACAAAGCAGTGGCAGAAGAAAGTGCTTGCTTTTGTATGGGCAAAGCTATTGAACTCTAATGTAAGTGGAACTAGTATTAAGGAGAAATTAGACTTAGATGCTGAGAGTGACCGAAAATGGAAAGAAGACCTCTTCTTTTCAGCAGAAAGCATGATTCCAGAGATAAATCACACTGTTTTATTTGAGCTGGTGAAATCACTGGAGGCATCGGGAATCTTTGTTGAGCTGCTTTCGGCATTGCCAGCAGATGTATGCTACCTGGAGATGACCCGTTTTGTGGACCATGTTCTTGATGGCACCTCCGATGAAGATGTGGCCATTTTTCTAGACGTATGGTGGGAACTAATGAAGCAAAATGAAGGACAAAGGGATGAAATTATTCAAACATTTGGCGATGAGGCTAAAAAATACCTGGCCCGTGCACCTGATGAATTCTGTCATTCCTCCAAGCGACTCAAACTAGATCCTGATGTTTCTCCTTTGTTCTCTTCAGAGAGCTTGCCTGGATCTTCAGGTGACCTGTCCATTCCTTCTCTCCTACTAGATGGACTTAAGAGAATGAAAAGTCATATAACCCCTTATATTTATAAGTGCTCTGCTCTAGCAAAGCTGTCAGACACAATATGTAAATCGGTGCTTTCTGACAATATTATTGAATTGTCCGCCGAGGTATATTTGCAGAAATTTTCCAGACTGATTGTGTTAGGTCATCCCGTGGTCCAAAAGTTTCCAGTTACGGAAAGTTTCACCAGGAGCgtgaaagagacacagagagagctgaAAGCCTCTTACCAAAAGTCCGCATTCAATCTGCCGCAGGGAGCGCTGACTCTAGGGATTGAGACGCTTGCCGATATCTTCCAGTCGTGGGTGACTGAAGTCCAAACTGAGCTGGAGAATGACACCGACATTCAGAAGAGAAGCCTTGCCATTTATAGAACAGTGGAAAGTTTGAAATGCTTAAGTGAAATCTGTCCGATGCTTCAAAACTCCAAGATGGTATCTCAAGATGCGAAGAAAATTCTGTCTGATCTACTGCTGAGCTCAACCTTCTTTGTGCAGAAGGTTGGATCCTACATGCCATTAGATGATGACGCTACCACGAATAAAGTTAAGTTGTCTGTTGCTTTGACAATAATTGATGGAAGAATGGAAAGATACGCAGAGATATGTAAAATATTTGCATCAAGTCCTGATTGGGCTCTTTCAGAGGATGGCTGGCTTGATTGCCTTGAAAGAAACCGAGACATTTTTCAAGATACAGATTTAGTCTTGAGACTAGTTGCAACACTTAGAGCTAAGTCATCTTGTAGCATCAACTCGAATGAAGCAGGTAAAGTCAaaagattgaagaatgtagtttTGGAttgcctgtctgccctctcgatcGCTGACAAAAATAAAGCACTTTTGGGAGTCCTGTCCTCCTACGGTAGCAAAGGCCTCTGTAAAGATGGGGGAGCTATTCAGGATTGGTTTGAAGAGGAGGTGAACATGGTGTTCAATTGTATTACGCAGAGTGAGGCTGTAAACAGCATTGATAAAGCAGTGACTGCCATCGTAAGGGTTGCTTTTTTAAACCCAGAAGCCACCCTGCAGAAAACATGCCACTTGGCTGCAGTGAATCTGGGTGCTCACAAGCTACTTAGCCAGATTCTGAAGAACCTACCAGCACTATCTTTTGAGGATGACCAGTCTTCAGAAGGGCTAAGTATCTTAGCCAAGTGTCTCTTGGAAACTGCTTGGGACAGCCTTGCTACCACCAAAGAGGAAAACCAGTTTCTTGAGTTCCTGACATCTCTGATGGAACCAGGAGAAGTAATTGATCAAGAACCCCCAATTCCTCTTCTCCAATCTGCAGATGCCACAAAGATATTTGTCCTTCCTAATCTGATGGAAAATAACTCCAACATTGAGTTTCCTCTCAAAGTTCTTAACAGAGCTCTAAAGATTCCAGTGACTGACGACGGGACCAAAGAACACTGGCTACTTGCCTGTTGCCCATTTCCTCTCATTTTTGCTCTTTCTCAGCTTCTAGACCGCTGTATCTTGTGTTGGGAGGAGGACAGTAATAAGACATTGAATCACATTTCTATAGAAACAAAAGGCCTTCTAATTGAGACGGTGGATATGGTTTGTGATGCAGTTGAACAGATCATTTCTGTAAATCCAGAGACATGGTCAACATCTGTTTGTTGGTTGTACAGAAAAACTGAGAAGTTGGACTGGACTGTGCGTCTGTGGTTAAAAAGCGTCTTTGGTGGCCATTTTAAGTATGAGGTACCTGCCACATTGTTTGAGGTGTGTGATCTTTCTGACGATGGTTGGTCACCACTTAACCTTCCACAGTATGGTCCAGGCACTGGGCTGCTAGCCTGGATGGAATGTTGTTGCATCTCTACTCATATGATGGAGCAGATGTTGTCCCATCTAACTATTGATGCTAAAAATGTGGAGGAGGTCAACATGTTCAGTAAAGGCTTTCTAATTGCACTGATCCAAGTCCTGCCTTGGTGCAGTTCCAGTGAATGGAAACGTCTCAACCATGTTGTGAAGAGCCTTCTACAGCGTGAATTACTTCACGTGCCATAtacgctggaatatgttcattacaTGCCACTGCTTAACCTCCGACCTTTTGCCCATCACCTACAGTTCTCTCAGCTTTTGCTGAGGGCCTTTCAGCTCATTTGCAGTTGTAGCTGCTCTGACTGGCTTCCAACACCAGGTTGGAAGTATGTAGCCAGACAGTGTGCTGGCAGTATGTCGGACATCTTGGAGTCTGTGAAGTGCAAACTCAAAGGACATGGAGCTCACAATCCAGACGGAAGTCAGGAAGCCATATTTGTTATTGTGCAGCTCTTTTGCCATGTACTTCACATTATGGTAATGATGCCCAGTGGGACCTCCGAGTCTCTGTATTATGTGTCCTTGGAGCTGCTTTCTCAGTACGAGACCCTGACGTTGACCAACACCTCTACCTATGGGTTACTCAGCACAGTCAATGAAAAGCATTTCCTCCACTCCATCGCTGAGAATCTAGCGAATGAAGAGCAGCGTTCTGTATTACTGCAGAAAATCAGCAAAATCTGTTGA